cgattaatccttaaaaaaaatttggccgatctattttttgaaattcgattaatatttataaattatttttaaattatatatttcataataaataaggtatatatattaaatattattaaaatatttaaatatatccgaTTTTTGTTTCGATTAATCcctccgattaatccccgatttgcCGATTAATCCCTAATCGGTAGCTAAACCGAACCGATTAGGGACGATTATCGATTTTTACAACCATATATACAGGATATATTTGATTGGTTGGCTATAATTTTCGAAAAACTCTTGTGATAAATTATGGAGAGGGGCACACAGTTTTAATAGGAGTAGTTGCCAAGTAGCTTTGCTGACTGCCTTATTTCAACGTAGGCAGCCTGTAATATATATCCACTCCATCTCGTCTCGTACATATTTATGTCATCAATCAAATCTGTTTATCCATATCCCCCCAACCTATACTTACACTTTATTTGTACGTATATATTAACAACAAACATTTTAACCAACTCTTATAATCAAACCAATACTACTCTATACACACACTCATACATACATACAGATCTGTATGAATGGGAAATGCAAGCGTGAAAGAAGACGATGTAAGATCCAGTGATCGTCATCCTCACGCGCCTCATCGCGCGTCTTCTGATTCCACTGATTCCATGAATAATTCTCCCTCTAACAGTCCTCCTCGCTCCAGATCCCCTCTCATCTTCGCTCCTCAGGTATACTTACACACCTCTCTGTATCTatctatatatacacacacacactctTTGTATGTATTGTTGATCAACTTGTGTGTTGACTTTGCTTTGTGAAATTAGGGCTTGGCTTTGTGATTTTGTGTATTGTTATTCAAATTGGTAGAGATAAAGTTGAATTATCTTATTTAGTTgattgtgtgtgtgtatatatggtTCAAGTGTTCTGCTCGCGGCTTGGTTATGTTTCCATTGCGAAGTGAACTTTATCTAGGTTTTTCGAAGTTTATTTAGTTATTTTTTTTGCTTTGATGATATATTTGTTTGAGCTGGTATGCTAGTTGTTCTGCAGTAGTTGAATATCGCGGTTTTTCACTTGTTTGTGTTTATGAATTTGTAAGATAAAGCCTTGACTAAATGTATTGTAATGATAGTAGAGCGTAGCATTACGATACAGAGTTCAGAAACACGATATTGaaaaacaactttgtatagatgCCACTTTTTAGTCGAAGTAGCATCTTTATCTCATTAAAGTCAAAAACAACTGTGTAGCTTCCAACTAAATGTAGCCTTTAATGTGTAGAGTTGATGCTTGAAAGAAATATTAAAGGCTACAGAGCAGCATCTTCATCTCATTGTTTAGCGTTTTTGAGGCGTGAGTTTGTCCTGTTTAGTCTAATCGTATAATGATTAGGTCCTTTAGGTTTTTTTGTACATTGTATGCGTGTATTGTTTCACATTATAAAATTCATATACAAACTGTGATGATTAGTCATGCTGTGGTGCATTAAAATGTCTTTGTTAGCAGTATCTGTTTAAGTAACTCAATTCTTTCCGTTGGGTTAATCTACAGGTGCCTGTAGCTCCTCTGCAACGGCCTGATGGTCCTTCTACTGATCAAATGTGGCAGACTGATGCTGATGATGCTATGGATGTTCCTCAGCGAGGAATCCCTACTCTAATAACATGGAGCTACGGTGGTAATGATGTTTCTATAGAGGGATCTTGGGATAACTGGAAGTCAAGGTGAGTTTTAACGATAAGATATAGGGTTTATATCACGATGTAGATAGTGCTCTTTCTGGATATTGTATCATATTTTCATTGATGCGGGAACCTTACCCAAGTAATCATGTTATATGTGTTTGCAGGAGGACTTTGCAAAGAGCGGGAAAGGATTATACAATTCTCTTGGTACTGCCTTCAGGAATATATCATTACAAATTTATAGTGGATGAAGAATACAGATATATTCCTGATCTTCCTTCAGTAGCTGATGATGTGGGTGGTGTTTGTAATCTTCTTGATGTCAATGTGAGCTTAAAATTCAATACACATTCTTTATCGCCATCTTAGTTTACTTGATTAGATATTGAGCATAAAAAGAAGATGGATATAACTTATCAAGTGTATTTAGAGCTTCCTTGCACACACAGCCTTCCTATTCATTTTGTTTTTGTTCCTCTCTTTTCTTTTGTATGTATTTCCTAATTTGAGTTGATTAATAGAGGACAATCCAATTTTGGATGTCATGCTAATAACACGTAAATAAACTTTTCACATGACTTGCTTTTGTTTGATCTTTATAGTGTCAACTAAATGAGCTTATTCAGAACATAGTATTGTTTTCCTTCTTGAAACCTCACGGAATTTTTTATTTGGTAACATTAAATGAGGTCTGAAAATGGTCTTTacctaaataattatttttagcaTATTGTTTCACAAATGAGTGTGTTTATGTACCGTTCAACATGAGGTATTGGTATGTAATAACTTGCTCTATTCACATCAATAACATGATTATGCAAAGTATTCTACTATTTGTCTATCTCCCCGTGTGTATATGTAACAAGGTGATTCAACCCTGTTAAAATGTGTGTGCAGGATTATATCCCTGAGAACCTAGATAGTGTTGCAGAGTTTGAGGTTCCGTCATCACCAGACTCCAGCTATTGCCAAGCTTTTCCTGGAGATGAAGATTATGCAAAGGAGCCTGTGCCAGTTCCATCCCAGCTCCATAAAACAATTCTTGGAGTCGAAAGCTCAGATGACGAATCTTCCTCTCCTGCGAAACCCCAACATGTAGTGCTTAACCACCTCTATATAGAGAAAGGATGGGCATCTCAGTCTGTTGTAGCTCTTGGGATAACTAATAGATTCCAGTCCAAGTACGTAACAGTTGTCCTCTATAAGCCACTTAACAGGTGAACACTCCAATCTTCCACATAAAATGCTGTAAATGTTAGCATCCACAATAGACAGGCGAAGTCCCAAATTGTGAATTGAACTCTCAGTTTTTTAAAGTTCTGCTTCTGATGTATACTTCGACCTCAATCTAGTCTGTTATTCCAGCTGTGTAGGGGGAAAGTGTATTGTTCCCTTCGGGGGTTAAAGGATTGATATATAGAAACACAATTCAGAGTTTTGTTGGATCAATTTTCTGCTGCTAGAATGTTATGTAGATTTTGTTATCATAAATTGGCCAAAGCGACTAATATACTCGGTTATACTGATACATACTCGGTACTACTGGCAAATGTACTTGTACATTTTTCAGAGATTACTAATGTAAATTACTGCCTCCGTTCCGTTTCAATAGGTTTATTAACATTTGAAATGGGGAGTTCGACATGCATTTTGAGGCTCTATCTAGTATAGttacataaattatttttaagattttttttgaataaaaatttgaacatttcatttttattccaacaaaaaaagtttttaaaataatttatcgaACTATAGTAGATAAGAGTTTTAAAATGTCATTCGAATATTCTATTTCAAATGTTAATAATttattgggacggagggagtataaatATGTAACCTCTCAACAATGCTCTAAGGACCGGGGTTTATGTGTTGCACAGCCTTTTCCAAATTTCATGTTCTTTTTTCTTAATTGTGTATGTATCAGTTTGCTTTTACCAAACCATTCAAAATAATCTTTCCGACTTGGTTGACTGTTTATTAGGCtcgtttttaaaataaataatgtTGTAAAATTATTGTCAGTAGTTACACAATTTTTGTTgattattaatttataatcatTTTATAACATTATAAATCTACCAACCGTCAAGACTTTACAAGTAATTGATACTGACCCTTTAAACGTAGGTATGCATATACGGATATACCGGAACATATTATATTACCGACTTAACTTTGACTATAGAATGTAATTTCATGATAGCATACAATGTAAAAATCAGTTCCGGTATGAGGAGTAATTGAAGTACTAGCACAGAGTTTTTTAGTGTCCGTTtgaaaaatattaaataagtaacttatgattTAGACTGAATAAATGAGTGATATGTGATAAATTGATAAATGTTTATAAGTTATacaagtgtttggataatttaacttataagtcaaaattatttttgtttaaatgaactaaaataaataatttatatataaaattatcttaattcttatattttaagttagaaaaacattaaaaaaatatattctaaaatttaaattgataaaaaaaacaaaaaatcaaaaataagttgagaaaaagtacgtcgttactgacattcaacttatcaacttataagttgtaaattcaacttataaaaTAAGTTGAGTCGAGAAATACTCGTTAATAAACTATTACTGGTTTATAAGCCAATAAGCTGGTTTGTAAGATTTGCCAAACAGGTCCTTAATCTTCAAATCCTGTTTTTGTTTTGAAAAAAGATCATTAACAAAACCAAATACAAGATTAATAACGATGCAATCATCTTTGAAAATATTTATGCATGCACTGTTCAACATACTCTCTCCGTCCTTTTCATTTCTTTACGGTTTCTTTTCCGTCCTTTTCATTTTTTTATGATAACGATGCAATCATCTTTGAAAATATTTATGCATGCACTGTTCAACATACTCTCTCCGTCCTTTTCATTTCTTTACGGTTTCTTTTCCGTCCTTTTCATTTCTTTATGATTTCCTTTTTGAGATGTCTAAAtcatttctttacatttcaaaacttatcAAAAATATTCAATGAGTCCCTTTATTTACCCATTTTCCCTCCTTTTTCACATTACTTTTACACCGTTATATCCCTTTTATACATTAAAATTAATGGGTTTCACCACTTCACCCACTTCTTTTTCCTATTTTTTACTATTTTATACATATTTATTAATTTACATACCCGATCCTTTTCATATGTTATCAAAAGGAAGGAGGCAGTAACAATTAACAACGTTGCTCCGTTTCAGAGCTTAACAAACGGGGCCCGTCATTTATAAGACACTTGAACGAGTTTTTTATTTTTATGGGATAGCTGAACACAAATTCACAAATATGGTAACACCACTTTTTCTGGATTCTGACAAATAAAAAAATTCACGTGAAGGCATGTTTTTAACTCTCATATTAAATCAAAgcaaaattatttttattttcattttctttttggGTAGTTATGCAAACCTATtttagtatatatatttttttttaattaaaaagtTGTTTATATATGACTTTTGTTGCTGGGTGTCATGCAAGGGTGAGCGTGCATTTATTAGGTGAGTGCATGTTTTGAAACGTctatatttaatttataaaatattattttggtttCATTTTTTTGTGTTGGGTAGTTATGTAAACCTGTTTTTAgtgtatattttttatttttattttaaatatttttttatgattttagtTGCTTGAAAAAGGGTATCAtgggaattttttttttctttacGAGGCCTCATAATCAAGAAATATAAAAGTGTAGTTCTACATAATATATGAAAATGTTATTTGTTTGATATAGACTTACAATTAGTGTGGTgtgaatattaaaaataaaactaaCTTTATACCCGGAATGATTATTATGTCTTTATaattttttgaatatttattctttatctaataattttattttctaaatgtATTTTATGTTCTTAATGAATAacgtatttttcaaaaaattgttctttttgtacttatatatttagttgttattatattattatatttaacattgataacttaaatataacataggtattataatttattttatttcttccattgtttgatttttttctcacattataaatttgtaaatagaatattttaatcatattcataaaaaaatctaagtaagaattaataaaatttataaataaatttgtAAATAGAATATATAATACAAGTAACAATTATCTTCATAAAAAAATCTATGCAAGAATTAATAAAATTTTTGTTAATCGGGTTAAAATagatcatttttaaaaaattaattggAATAGGTAAATTTGTTTAAAAAATTTGTAAAaagataattttaatttttatcataTAAAATAAGAAAACACATTGAGAATATATTTAGGTGTAAATATTACGGGGTTTCATTTTGTAAACGGGGAAAATGACAAattgtcttttaaaaaatttggagtatatgaattttataaaatataaaaattaggaagaaatataataataatcataaatactattacaattaaaaattgaaaaacaaactgataaaataaatttaaaagtatTATCACAAGGTGATAAAAAAAATACTATCACAAAAATATAtaaagtattttttttaaaaaaatctttactaaaatcaaaaaattatgaaattccgGGATGGATGGAAACACAAAATAACTTTTCAAATTTTGATCAAACTCCCCAAtattaagaaaataaaatatataaataaaagaaaaataactATATAAACATATTATGTgactataattatatatttttaaatgatataaaataatattaaaattattatgctatatatataatataagaaacaatttaatttaaaatatttatgaataattaattgtaatttttattttataaaaaaataaagcTAGAAAGCTAGTAACACCATACATATGTTGTTTTTTTTGTTGGTAACACCATACATATGTTGATAAACCTAAAACTAATATAAAAAAGGTACaaatataatatgtaaatatttaatacatttctagataattaaataatttaggaataaataataataataatttcaAGTTTTTTAAATGTAAATATGTTACATGAAGTTAATATGGCACCATAGGTCATATAAAACTCCCCCACCCCTACTAGAAAAAGTAATTTTCACAATAACTCTAACGGTTTTTAATACATTTATAATAAGTAAGTATTAACAATAAAGAGAAATTAATTaaagtttaaatattattttatatcaaaatattaatataatagaGCACATAAATCCTATAAAACTTAGAAACAAggaaaaaatatattaataaaaaattgaaatacaaatttaataaaatacatTATAAATAGAGCACATGAAtcctataaaatataaaaattaggaaaaaatataataataatataaaaaaattacaattcaaaactaaaatacaaagctaataaaatatatttaatagtACTATGACAATTAagtataaaatatttttttcaaaatcattaaTTACTAGAACCGAAAAATTAACAaaaaatttattaattcttaCTTAGATTTTTTTATGAATATGATTAAAATATTCTATTTACAAATTTATAACGTGAGAAAAAATCAAACAGTggaagaaataaaataaattataataccTATGTTATATTTAGGTTATCAAtgttaaatataataatataataactaaatatataagtacaaaaagtacaatttttaaaaaaatacattattaattaagaacataaaatatatttagaaaataaaattattagataaaaaataaatattcaaaaaaattataaagaCATAATAATCATCCCGGGTATAAAACTACTTTTATTTTTAATGCTCACACCACACTAAATAAGTCTATATCAAACAAATAACATTTTCATATATTACTTACAACTACACTTTGAGGCCTCGTAAAGAATAAACAAATTCCCATGAGACCCTTTTTCAAGCAactaaaatcataaaaaaaatatttaaaattaaaaaaaaatatacactAAAAATAGGTTTACATAACTACCCAACAAAAAAAATGAaaccaaaataatattttgtGAATTAAATATGGGCGTTCCAAAACATGCATTCACATAATAAATGCACGCTCGCCCTCGCATGACACCCTTTTCGTAGCAACAAAAGTCATATATAAACAactttttaattaaaataaaaaatatatattaaaaataggTTTACATAACTATCCaacaaaaaaaaatgaaaccaaAATAATTTTTCTTGATTTAATATGAGAGTTAAAAACATACCTTCACATGAATTTTTTTCCTAGTAAAACAAAAAAACACAAGTTAGAAACGggaaaaaaaaaaaaagaaattacCTGAGAACCCCAACCTGACAACTGTCCATACCTTAATCCAACTACTGTACCATTTTGCTACATCTTTGAGGGACCAGAACATTTTGTTACATCCTCGAGGGGCCAGAAGATTGTGAGCCATACGTTGGTTTCTTTTACCATGCATTTGCTTTATAGACCATActatattaatatttatgttgCAACAACCATCAATATAATAGCAAAGGAAAAAAAGGAAGAATAAAATTGCCTTCTACAGAGAGCAAACatccaaaaataaaataaaaaggtTGCTTAAAAGCAAAAACAAGGAATGTCGCAATAGTTCAAGGTTCATCATACCATCACCCGAAAAACACAAGAAAGAGAGTAAATGCAAAGCCAAAACCCAGCAAAAGAGTACAAGTACCAAAAAAGTACACTAAGAAAGCAGACAATGGTCATGAAAAAACTAAGAGCATCTACGAGATAAACAGAAATCTCAAACGTTTCTTCCAGTTCCCTTTACCATAATTTAAAAATACTTCTCAAAAGTTTTAGATTTGGTAAGAGTGGTTTTCACTTGGCCATCATGACCTTGACAAACTCCTCATAATTGATTTGGCCGTCACCGTCCACATCAGCCTCACGAATCATCTCATCAACTTCTTCATCTGTCAGCTTCTCTCCAAGGTTTGTCATAACATGTCGAAGCTCAGCTGCAGAGATGAAGCCATTTTGGTCCTTGTCAAACACCCGGAAAGCTTCCTTGAGCTCTTCCTCAGAGTCGGTGTCCTTCATCTTCCTTGCCATCAAGTTAAGAAACTCGGGAAAGTCAATTGTTCCATTCCCATCTGCATCAACCTCGTTGATCATGTCCTGGAGCTCAGCCTCTGTTGGATTCTGTCCCAGGGATCTCATCACAGTTCCAAGCTCCTTGGTAGTGATACAACCTGCAATcatatttgatattaatatagCTGCTTACAACGATGAGTGATATTAGAAGTGATATATGTTACAATCAGATCCAAATTACATTAGATAACACATAGAGATTATAGCTTCTACAAATATCTAAAAGAAGCCCTAGGTCCTTATTCAGTCCCTTCTTATAAAGTACAAGGTCAACAGAAAAAAACATCAACAACAATGATCACATATTTAGAATTCACAACAGTAAGAGTTCCTGTGCATGCATTTCCTTAATCATGCTTAGTAAAACAGTAGATACTAATTTGTATACCGTGTATTGAGTAGAGAACCATCATATGAACTACACAAAATTTACTCAAAAAGCCCAATTGACGGCCACGATAAGGCATATTATGTTTCATTAACTTAATTCAGTGCACTCGTGAAAAAACATGGAAATTTAATATTGATGGCAGGAATAGAAAAGGAATCGTAAAAATAAAATTCATAGCATTCACATTTAATAAGATCATGCACATTTAATAAGATCGTGTCGCTTGTACAAGTTCAAAGCAATTAAAATAAGTTAAATTGCCTTACAAAGCGCAGAAGCTGAAAGAGCCTCCGGAAACTTTTCACGCAATGCGCACACTTAGATTTAAGACTCAAATGAAGTCATACTAAGGTATCCTTGGAAACACATCAGAGTGGGGTGGATATAAAGTGGGTTATGGATGTCATCGCAAACATGGTAGACTTGGAAATCTAGCTAGGAAAATGAGTATAGGAGTGTTGAATTGGCAGACGGAGATTAAAAAGTGAAAGAGTGTAATGTGAGATGGAGTCTTGGGGGTGGAGAGGATCACATCATAATAGATATAGATTTCCAAGGTCATCCGTTGACTTTGCTGTCAACAGATATATCATTGTCATGTACATGATCAAATTCT
The sequence above is drawn from the Apium graveolens cultivar Ventura chromosome 2, ASM990537v1, whole genome shotgun sequence genome and encodes:
- the LOC141707238 gene encoding SNF1-related protein kinase regulatory subunit beta-1, with product MGNASVKEDDVRSSDRHPHAPHRASSDSTDSMNNSPSNSPPRSRSPLIFAPQVPVAPLQRPDGPSTDQMWQTDADDAMDVPQRGIPTLITWSYGGNDVSIEGSWDNWKSRRTLQRAGKDYTILLVLPSGIYHYKFIVDEEYRYIPDLPSVADDVGGVCNLLDVNDYIPENLDSVAEFEVPSSPDSSYCQAFPGDEDYAKEPVPVPSQLHKTILGVESSDDESSSPAKPQHVVLNHLYIEKGWASQSVVALGITNRFQSKYVTVVLYKPLNR
- the LOC141707239 gene encoding calmodulin-7, whose translation is MADQLTDDQISEFKEAFSLFDKDGDGCITTKELGTVMRSLGQNPTEAELQDMINEVDADGNGTIDFPEFLNLMARKMKDTDSEEELKEAFRVFDKDQNGFISAAELRHVMTNLGEKLTDEEVDEMIREADVDGDGQINYEEFVKVMMAK